From the genome of Terriglobales bacterium, one region includes:
- the aroC gene encoding chorismate synthase — protein sequence MLRFSTGGESHGEALVALLSGIPAGLRIDSAFVDRELWRRQQGYGRGGRMRIERDRAHFLAGVRQGSTIGSPIVIRLENKDWQNWQEALPIEKGDPAKHRALSAPRPGHADLAGALKYNFPEARYVLERASARESAARVAVGAVAKLFLRQFGIEIASHVLAVGAAAVADPEIPWKKIRATAARKKILLNCADSKAEKRMKAEVDRVLRTGDSVGGVFEVVAHQVPPGLGTYANWDERLDSLLAFAVMSLPAVKAVEIGCGIANATASGSAVQDPIGYARTAKSAARFTGFTRKSNRAGGMEGGVSNGEDILVRGYLKPISTLRRPLASVDFRTRQPVAASYERSDVCVVPAAGVAAEAMVALTLARCALEKFGGDSMLETLRNFLGYCQQLKEY from the coding sequence ATGCTGCGTTTTTCTACCGGCGGTGAATCTCACGGCGAAGCGCTGGTTGCCCTGCTTTCGGGCATCCCCGCCGGCCTGAGGATCGACTCCGCCTTCGTGGACCGCGAACTATGGCGGCGCCAGCAGGGCTACGGCCGCGGCGGGCGCATGCGCATCGAGCGCGACCGCGCCCACTTCCTCGCCGGCGTGCGCCAGGGCTCGACCATCGGCTCGCCCATCGTCATCCGACTCGAGAACAAGGACTGGCAGAACTGGCAGGAGGCGCTTCCCATCGAGAAGGGCGACCCGGCCAAGCATAGGGCGCTCAGCGCGCCCCGCCCCGGTCACGCCGATCTGGCCGGCGCTTTGAAGTACAACTTCCCGGAAGCGCGTTACGTGCTGGAGCGCGCCTCGGCGCGCGAGTCCGCCGCGCGCGTCGCCGTGGGCGCGGTCGCCAAACTGTTTTTGCGCCAGTTCGGGATCGAGATCGCCAGTCACGTCCTCGCCGTCGGCGCTGCGGCAGTCGCCGATCCGGAGATTCCCTGGAAAAAGATCCGCGCCACCGCCGCTCGCAAAAAGATCCTGCTGAACTGCGCCGACTCCAAAGCTGAGAAGCGCATGAAGGCCGAAGTGGACCGCGTGCTCCGCACTGGCGACTCCGTGGGCGGCGTCTTTGAGGTGGTGGCCCACCAGGTGCCGCCCGGCTTGGGCACCTACGCCAACTGGGACGAGCGCCTCGATTCCCTGCTCGCCTTCGCCGTCATGTCGCTGCCGGCGGTGAAGGCGGTGGAGATCGGCTGTGGCATCGCGAACGCCACCGCTTCTGGCTCCGCCGTGCAGGATCCAATCGGCTACGCGCGCACCGCCAAGTCCGCCGCGCGCTTCACCGGCTTCACGCGCAAGTCGAACCGCGCCGGCGGCATGGAGGGCGGCGTCTCGAACGGTGAGGACATCCTGGTGCGCGGCTATCTCAAACCCATCTCCACGCTGCGCCGGCCGCTCGCCTCCGTGGACTTCAGGACGCGTCAGCCAGTTGCGGCCAGCTATGAGCGCTCAGACGTCTGCGTGGTGCCCGCCGCCGGCGTCGCCGCCGAGGCCATGGTGGCGCTCACCCTGGCGCGCTGCGCGCTCGAGAAATTCGGCGGCGACTCCATGCTCGAGACCTTGCGTAATTTCCTCGGCTATTGCCAACAGCTCAAGGAGTACTAA